In Synechococcus sp. KORDI-100, a single window of DNA contains:
- a CDS encoding asparaginase: MNRLLLLATGGTIAGCADDSATLNDYTAGVLGGESLLTAVPQLQDLAAITVEQVANVDSADLLFEHWCALVGRIRDVFLADPGLAGVVITHGTNTMEETAWLLQLLIDDPRPVVLVGAMRPSTALSADGPLNLLQAVQVALSSEARGRGVLVVMDGQIHGARAVTKVATQGVGAFSSPGQGPLGWVDDAGVHLQMTSPIGAVPFSDLALPQQWPHVVIVYGCVEPDARMLTLLLEAGCQGLVFTGTGAGQLSAGERRALEAWPGPWPLMLRANRCGAGPVRKNPDDELLGLLPAGCLNPQKARVLLLLASIAAMDHAQLATLIGRSELLS, translated from the coding sequence ATGAACCGCCTGCTGCTGCTGGCCACCGGCGGCACCATTGCCGGCTGTGCGGACGACAGTGCAACGCTGAACGACTACACCGCTGGCGTCCTTGGGGGTGAATCCCTGTTGACGGCGGTGCCCCAGCTGCAGGATCTGGCGGCGATCACCGTTGAGCAGGTCGCCAATGTCGACAGCGCCGATCTGCTTTTTGAGCACTGGTGCGCCCTGGTGGGGCGCATTCGCGACGTCTTTCTGGCGGACCCCGGCCTGGCTGGTGTGGTGATCACCCATGGCACCAACACCATGGAGGAAACGGCCTGGCTGCTGCAGCTGTTGATCGACGATCCCCGGCCGGTGGTGCTGGTGGGGGCGATGCGGCCGTCCACGGCCCTCAGCGCCGATGGCCCGCTCAACCTGTTGCAGGCGGTGCAGGTGGCGTTGAGCAGCGAAGCGCGCGGGAGAGGCGTGCTGGTGGTGATGGATGGTCAGATCCATGGGGCTCGTGCTGTCACCAAGGTGGCCACCCAGGGGGTGGGGGCGTTCAGCAGTCCTGGCCAGGGGCCGCTGGGTTGGGTGGATGATGCCGGCGTGCATCTCCAGATGACATCTCCCATCGGAGCGGTTCCGTTCTCCGATCTCGCGCTTCCGCAGCAATGGCCGCACGTGGTGATCGTTTATGGCTGTGTGGAGCCCGATGCCCGGATGCTCACGTTGTTGCTCGAGGCGGGGTGTCAGGGGCTGGTGTTCACCGGCACCGGTGCTGGTCAGCTTTCCGCTGGCGAACGCCGTGCTCTTGAGGCCTGGCCAGGTCCATGGCCACTGATGCTGCGGGCCAATCGCTGCGGCGCCGGACCTGTGCGCAAGAACCCCGATGATGAGCTGCTGGGGCTGCTGCCTGCCGGCTGCCTCAACCCCCAGAAGGCACGGGTGCTGTTGTTGCTGGCATCAATCGCGGCAATGGATCACGCTCAACTGGCGACATTGATTGGCCGATCTGAGCTGTTGAGCTGA
- a CDS encoding histidinol-phosphate transaminase: MSQAARPLTNAGAPAARPAVETLTSYSAPLEGRRELLRLDFNENTIGPSPLVANALRRFSSEEIAVYPEYDGLREAVVRNLTETGCRAGLQADQVEVFNGVDAAIHAVFQAYGDGGDVLLTTSPTFGYYSPCARMQGMEIEAVPYEGEAFAFPLAAVQAALTRRPPRLLLICNPNNPTGTRLEPETILALAASAPQTLVVVDELYEAFTGDSVLPTADFAATPNLLVLRSLAKTAGLAGLRIGFAIGHADVVDRVSRVTGPYDVNSVAVAAAFAALADQSYVDAYVAEVKRAREWTLVALQEADVRHHCDGGNYLLIWPKQPVQHVEAELRAAGILVRSMAGKALIDGCYRVSIGTTTQMQRFMQAFLPLER, translated from the coding sequence GTGAGCCAAGCCGCGCGTCCCCTCACCAATGCCGGAGCCCCCGCAGCGCGGCCTGCCGTGGAGACGCTCACCTCCTACAGCGCGCCGCTGGAGGGGCGCCGGGAGTTGCTTCGACTCGACTTCAACGAGAACACCATCGGTCCCAGCCCGCTTGTGGCCAATGCCCTGCGGCGATTCAGCAGCGAGGAGATCGCCGTTTATCCCGAATACGACGGCCTGCGTGAAGCGGTCGTGCGCAACCTGACGGAAACCGGTTGTCGAGCTGGGCTGCAGGCGGATCAGGTGGAGGTCTTCAACGGCGTGGATGCAGCGATCCATGCCGTTTTTCAGGCCTATGGCGATGGGGGCGACGTGCTGCTCACGACATCTCCAACCTTTGGGTACTACAGCCCCTGTGCCCGGATGCAGGGAATGGAGATCGAGGCCGTCCCTTATGAGGGAGAGGCCTTCGCGTTCCCATTGGCGGCCGTCCAGGCGGCCTTGACGCGACGACCTCCGCGGTTGCTGCTGATCTGCAACCCCAACAACCCCACGGGCACCCGTCTCGAGCCAGAGACAATCCTCGCGTTGGCGGCCTCGGCTCCCCAGACGCTTGTCGTTGTGGATGAACTGTATGAGGCGTTCACCGGCGACAGTGTGTTGCCGACCGCCGATTTTGCTGCGACGCCGAATCTGCTTGTGCTGCGATCCCTGGCCAAAACCGCCGGCCTGGCTGGATTGCGCATCGGCTTCGCGATCGGACATGCCGATGTGGTCGATCGGGTGAGCCGCGTCACGGGTCCCTATGACGTCAACAGCGTGGCTGTGGCCGCGGCGTTCGCGGCACTGGCGGATCAGTCGTATGTGGATGCCTACGTGGCCGAGGTGAAGCGCGCCAGGGAGTGGACGCTCGTTGCCTTGCAGGAGGCTGATGTCCGCCATCACTGCGACGGCGGGAACTATCTGCTGATCTGGCCGAAACAGCCGGTGCAGCACGTTGAAGCCGAGTTGCGAGCGGCGGGGATTCTGGTGCGATCGATGGCAGGGAAAGCCCTGATCGACGGTTGTTATCGGGTGAGTATCGGCACCACCACTCAGATGCAGCGTTTCATGCAGGCGTTCCTCCCCCTTGAGCGATGA
- the argS gene encoding arginine--tRNA ligase, protein MLSLSHVLDEQLRAAMARAFPEVDGSLEPQLAPASKPEFGDFQANGALPLAKPLKQAPRQIAAAIVEHLQGDASFRELCLEPQIAGPGFINLTIRPERLAAEVAARIGDDRLGVPLVENAAPVVVDFSSPNIAKEMHVGHLRSTIIGDSLARVLEFRGHPVLRLNHVGDWGTQFGMLITHLKQVAPDALETADAVDLGDLVAFYREAKKRFDDDEAFQTTSREEVVKLQGGDPVSLKAWGLLCDQSRREFQAIYDRLDIRLSERGESFYNPFLPAVIKGLKAADLLVTDAGAECVFLEGVTGKDGKPLPVIVQKSDGGFNYATTDLAAIRYRFADAPEGDAARRVIYVTDSGQANHFAGVFQVARRAGWIPNGARLEHVPFGLVQGEDGKKLKTRSGDTVRLRDLLDEAVERAEADLRFRLQEEERSESEEFVQHVASTVGLAAVKYADLSQNRITNYQFSFDRMLALQGNTAPYLLYAVVRVAGIARKGGDLDASTAQLQFSQPQEWALVRELLKFDAVIAEVEEELLPNRLCTYLFELSQVFNRFYDQVPVLKAEPEALASRLALCRLTADTLRLGLGLLGISTLDRM, encoded by the coding sequence TGGCACCTGCCAGCAAGCCCGAATTCGGCGATTTCCAGGCCAACGGGGCCTTGCCCCTGGCCAAGCCCCTGAAGCAGGCTCCGCGTCAGATCGCTGCGGCGATCGTTGAGCACTTGCAGGGGGATGCTTCCTTCCGGGAGCTCTGTCTGGAGCCCCAGATCGCCGGTCCTGGCTTCATCAATCTCACGATTCGTCCGGAGCGATTGGCGGCGGAGGTGGCCGCAAGGATCGGAGACGACCGACTGGGAGTGCCGCTGGTGGAGAACGCGGCGCCTGTGGTGGTGGATTTCTCCAGCCCCAACATCGCCAAGGAGATGCACGTCGGGCATCTGCGCTCCACAATCATCGGCGATTCCCTGGCGCGGGTGCTGGAGTTCCGCGGCCATCCGGTGTTGCGCCTGAACCATGTGGGTGACTGGGGCACCCAGTTCGGAATGTTGATCACCCATCTCAAGCAGGTGGCGCCGGACGCGCTGGAGACCGCCGATGCGGTGGATCTCGGCGATCTGGTGGCGTTCTATCGGGAAGCCAAGAAGCGCTTCGACGACGACGAGGCCTTCCAGACCACCTCCCGTGAGGAGGTGGTGAAGCTCCAGGGTGGTGATCCGGTGTCCCTCAAGGCCTGGGGGTTGCTGTGCGACCAGTCCCGACGCGAATTTCAGGCCATCTACGACCGGCTCGACATTCGCCTCAGCGAGCGGGGAGAGTCGTTCTACAACCCGTTCCTGCCGGCTGTGATCAAGGGTCTCAAAGCCGCCGATCTGCTGGTCACGGATGCCGGGGCTGAATGTGTGTTCCTCGAGGGAGTCACCGGTAAGGACGGCAAACCCTTGCCCGTGATCGTTCAGAAAAGTGATGGCGGCTTCAACTACGCCACCACCGATCTGGCGGCGATCCGGTACCGCTTTGCCGATGCACCTGAGGGGGATGCTGCCCGCCGGGTGATCTACGTGACGGATTCAGGGCAGGCGAATCACTTCGCCGGTGTGTTTCAGGTGGCCCGGCGGGCGGGTTGGATTCCTAATGGTGCTCGCTTGGAGCATGTCCCCTTTGGCCTGGTGCAGGGGGAGGACGGCAAGAAGCTCAAGACCCGGTCCGGTGACACGGTGCGTCTGAGGGACCTTCTGGACGAGGCGGTGGAGCGTGCGGAAGCCGACCTGCGCTTCCGTCTGCAGGAGGAGGAGCGCAGCGAATCCGAGGAGTTCGTTCAGCACGTCGCCAGCACCGTCGGCCTGGCCGCGGTGAAGTACGCCGACCTCAGCCAGAACAGGATCACCAACTATCAGTTTTCCTTTGATCGGATGCTGGCGCTGCAGGGCAACACAGCGCCGTATCTGCTCTATGCCGTGGTGCGCGTTGCAGGGATTGCCCGCAAAGGCGGTGATCTCGATGCGTCAACGGCTCAGCTGCAGTTCTCGCAGCCCCAGGAGTGGGCTCTGGTGCGCGAGCTGTTGAAGTTCGATGCCGTGATCGCAGAGGTGGAGGAGGAGTTGTTGCCCAATCGCCTCTGCACGTATCTGTTCGAGCTGAGCCAGGTGTTCAATCGCTTCTATGACCAGGTGCCGGTGCTGAAGGCAGAGCCGGAAGCGCTTGCGTCCCGATTGGCGTTATGCCGTTTGACGGCGGACACCCTCAGACTGGGACTTGGACTGCTGGGGATTTCCACCCTCGATCGCATGTGA